The following are encoded in a window of Lichenicola cladoniae genomic DNA:
- a CDS encoding efflux RND transporter periplasmic adaptor subunit translates to MQRTPAPVLALAALSLATAVTITGSALAAGPPAPPPPPPVGVSQVRMAPVTSSSQYIGRIQAIDRVALVPRVTAYLEKRLFDEGSEVKKGDLLYVLEQGPFQAEVLAQQGTLAQAQATVLNARVNFGRQKALLSTPAGQKQAYDNAAATAQTGAGSVLTAQGNLQSAQIQLAYTEIRAPVDGRITETSVNQGNVVSPSSGTLATIVTQDPMYVEFPAASRDVLTLQKKYGSIGGLSKATIKIQLSDGTTYDQNASLDYVAPTVSNQTDTITLRATVANPKRGETGAGVSTRQLVDGEFVTVTVQDPNPVEQMIIPRASVLSDQQGDYVFTLDAQHKVVRTNLKLGQSTGADTVVLSGLKQGQDIVVDGIQKIHDGEQVVPEAPQAVVPDPGQEAPAAHAQSNQAGAAQATKNQAAATQGSPSPGATPGQR, encoded by the coding sequence ATGCAGCGCACTCCGGCGCCGGTTCTCGCGCTTGCCGCTCTCTCCCTAGCGACGGCAGTGACTATCACCGGGTCTGCGCTCGCAGCTGGGCCACCGGCTCCGCCCCCACCCCCGCCGGTCGGCGTCTCGCAGGTCAGGATGGCTCCGGTCACCAGTTCTTCACAGTATATCGGCCGCATCCAGGCGATCGACCGTGTCGCTCTGGTGCCGCGGGTGACCGCCTATCTCGAGAAGCGGCTGTTCGACGAGGGGTCCGAGGTCAAGAAGGGCGACCTACTCTATGTGCTCGAGCAGGGGCCGTTTCAGGCAGAGGTGCTGGCGCAGCAAGGCACGCTGGCCCAGGCGCAGGCGACCGTCCTGAACGCGCGCGTCAATTTCGGGCGGCAGAAGGCGCTGCTGAGCACTCCTGCAGGCCAGAAGCAGGCCTATGACAATGCAGCGGCGACGGCGCAGACCGGTGCCGGCAGTGTACTCACCGCGCAGGGCAACCTGCAGAGCGCGCAGATCCAGCTTGCCTATACCGAGATTCGTGCGCCGGTGGATGGTCGTATCACCGAGACCTCGGTCAACCAGGGCAACGTGGTCAGCCCCAGCAGCGGCACGCTGGCGACGATCGTGACCCAGGACCCGATGTACGTCGAATTTCCGGCAGCAAGCCGCGACGTGCTGACCCTTCAGAAGAAGTACGGCTCGATCGGCGGTCTGTCCAAGGCGACGATCAAGATCCAGCTGAGCGACGGCACGACCTACGATCAGAACGCCAGCCTCGACTACGTGGCACCCACCGTGTCGAACCAGACCGATACCATCACGCTGAGGGCGACGGTCGCCAATCCCAAGCGCGGCGAAACCGGCGCCGGCGTCAGCACCCGTCAACTGGTCGATGGCGAGTTCGTCACCGTGACGGTGCAGGATCCGAACCCGGTCGAGCAGATGATCATCCCGCGCGCCTCGGTGCTGTCCGACCAGCAGGGAGACTACGTGTTCACCCTGGATGCGCAGCATAAGGTCGTGCGTACGAACCTGAAGCTCGGTCAATCCACCGGAGCCGATACGGTCGTGCTGTCGGGCCTGAAGCAGGGCCAGGACATCGTCGTGGACGGCATCCAGAAGATCCATGATGGCGAGCAGGTTGTTCCCGAGGCGCCGCAGGCGGTCGTACCCGATCCGGGCCAGGAAGCACCGGCGGCCCATGCGCAGTCCAACCAGGCCGGCGCAGCTCAGGCAACGAAGAACCAGGCGGCCGCCACTCAGGGTAGCCCTTCGCCCGGCGCCACGCCCGGCCAGCGCTAA